Proteins from a genomic interval of Agromyces sp. Leaf222:
- the purF gene encoding amidophosphoribosyltransferase, which yields MCGIVGIVSTEPVNQQVYDSLLLLQHRGQDSTGIATADGPVFHMAKARGQVREAFRTRDMRSLMGNIGLGHVRYTTKGAAEREEEAQPFYVNAPYGIILVHNGNLTNTRELSEDLFRIDRRHVNSTSDTEMLLNVLATELQGQITGLDLDPDQVFAAVEQVHERVEGSYAVIALIAGHGLLAFRDPFGIRPLILGRRLTSKGKEEWIVASESLVLENGDYEIVRDVLPGEAIYITLDGQMISRQCAKNPRLVPCSFEYVYLARPDSVMNGISVYESRLRMGDRLADTIARHMPLGDADVVMPIPDSSRPSAMQVAQKLGIEYREGFYKNRYVGRTFIMPGQSERKRSVRQKLNAMGTEFRGKNILIVDDSIVRGTTSQQIVQMARDAGANKVTFASAAPPVRFPHVYGINMPSRQELIAHGRKIPEIAAELGADHMIYQEVADLQAAITEGTSIESLDLSCFTGDYVTGTVTEEYLSWVEQTQLS from the coding sequence ATGTGCGGCATCGTCGGAATCGTCTCGACCGAACCCGTCAACCAGCAGGTGTACGACAGCCTGCTCCTCCTTCAGCACCGCGGTCAGGACTCGACCGGCATCGCCACCGCCGACGGCCCCGTGTTCCACATGGCCAAGGCGCGCGGCCAGGTGCGCGAGGCGTTCCGCACGCGCGACATGCGCTCGCTCATGGGCAACATCGGCCTCGGCCATGTGCGCTACACGACGAAGGGTGCCGCCGAGCGCGAAGAGGAGGCCCAGCCGTTCTACGTGAACGCGCCGTACGGCATCATCCTCGTGCACAACGGCAACCTCACGAACACGCGCGAGCTCAGCGAAGACCTCTTCCGCATCGACCGCCGCCACGTGAACTCCACGAGCGACACCGAGATGCTGCTGAACGTGCTCGCCACCGAACTGCAGGGCCAGATCACGGGCCTCGACCTCGACCCCGACCAGGTGTTCGCGGCCGTCGAGCAGGTGCACGAGCGCGTCGAGGGCTCCTACGCGGTCATCGCGCTCATCGCCGGTCACGGCCTGCTCGCGTTCCGCGACCCGTTCGGCATCCGCCCGCTGATCCTCGGCCGTCGCCTGACCTCGAAGGGCAAGGAGGAGTGGATCGTCGCATCCGAGTCCCTCGTGCTCGAGAACGGCGACTACGAGATCGTGCGCGACGTGCTCCCGGGCGAGGCGATCTACATCACGCTCGACGGCCAGATGATCTCGCGCCAGTGCGCGAAGAACCCGCGCCTCGTGCCCTGCTCGTTCGAGTACGTCTACCTCGCGCGCCCCGACTCCGTCATGAACGGCATCTCGGTCTACGAGTCCAGGCTGCGCATGGGCGACCGCCTCGCGGACACGATCGCGAGGCACATGCCGCTCGGCGACGCCGACGTGGTCATGCCCATTCCCGACTCGTCGCGGCCGTCGGCCATGCAGGTCGCGCAGAAGCTCGGCATCGAGTACCGCGAGGGCTTCTACAAGAACCGCTACGTCGGCCGCACGTTCATCATGCCCGGGCAGTCGGAGCGCAAGCGCTCGGTGCGCCAGAAGCTGAACGCCATGGGCACCGAGTTCCGCGGCAAGAACATCCTCATCGTCGACGACTCGATCGTGCGCGGCACCACCTCGCAGCAGATCGTGCAGATGGCTCGCGACGCCGGCGCCAACAAGGTGACCTTCGCCTCGGCTGCGCCGCCGGTGCGCTTCCCGCACGTCTACGGCATCAACATGCCGAGCCGTCAGGAGCTCATCGCGCACGGTCGCAAGATCCCCGAGATCGCGGCCGAGCTCGGCGCCGACCACATGATCTACCAGGAGGTCGCCGACCTGCAGGCCGCGATCACCGAGGGCACCTCCATCGAGTCGCTCGACCTGTCGTGCTTCACGGGCGACTACGTCACGGGCACGGTCACCGAGGAGTACCTCTCGTGGGTGGAGCAGACGCAGCTCAGCTGA
- a CDS encoding HtaA domain-containing protein: GLSVTDRTLDAFAPITIKQPAPPEPVADPVLSVSKTEGLNPEGEELTITAENYATGFTSNYAPGEAGFYIQVGWLAEVWKASEKAPSSARTNAKNTWVADEANTIAPTKWTKNADGTANVSWTVDVTKAEVDAKAKDGYTLAVFTLGAGGAVQAANELAVPIAFAPPVEPTVPTLTVSKTAELNPAGEQLTITADDYATGFASTYAPGEAGFYIQVGWLADTWRASEGAPSSARTNAYNTWVSDTANTYAPTKWTKNADGTADVSWTVEVTKAALDAKAKDGYTLAVFTLGAGGAVQAANELAVPIAFAATDPGTDPGTDPGASAPKLTVLPAAGVDPAVKNTLTVKGTGFTGAGAANGAYVLVGETTIWNGHGPLVNDGWIASTWVPTSLIVDGSFTTTFTIAAGAFDRSKSYHVATSAAHGLSVTDRSLDAFAPITLLASSGGGNNGGGNNGGGNNGGGNNGGGTVTPPVVIAAGSLDWGVSTSFRAYITGVNAKGSIAVGGGASSNGSSFRFVQSGSSFSPITTTGAADYAGTVRFTGHNGALDLSFSNPTLVANGVGTATLVVSVNGDRVDLANVDLSSASRSTVDGATRFSNAPVTLTSAGAAAFQGYYGAGQVLDPLTVVIGSAGVAGGSGGDGTGGTVVVASASSSTDDEKPSYPDTPPATTGITLDAATLESLGAGKRVTVTAGGFESNEEGIAAVVYSTPIVLAADLVADGSGVVSWTGSIPASLEPGTHTLTFQGSTAVGVQFVVPAETVGACKVTAGSLDWGFKESFRSYLTSGIANGDWTLTGVTEDGGVFAFSKGSGSLEVSGRGVLAYDGTIEFTGHDGALDTTIANPKVELDGDGGATLLLDVSGTTQDGEPIDLKSVRFADLELADGVTVVDGVLAGEATAVLTADGAAAFGTYPSGEQLDPVSFTATVSTDCVVAAPAAVEAADVEADAESADTEAVDQAAASTTSTWWIWALSAALLVIVLAVIAVLVIRSRRNSTQS; encoded by the coding sequence GGTCTCTCGGTGACCGACCGCACGCTCGACGCGTTCGCCCCGATCACGATCAAGCAGCCCGCTCCTCCCGAGCCGGTCGCGGACCCGGTGCTCTCGGTCTCGAAGACCGAGGGGCTGAACCCTGAGGGCGAAGAACTCACGATCACGGCCGAGAACTACGCGACGGGCTTCACGTCCAACTACGCGCCCGGTGAGGCCGGCTTCTACATCCAGGTCGGATGGCTCGCCGAGGTCTGGAAGGCGTCCGAGAAGGCGCCCTCCAGTGCGCGAACGAATGCGAAGAACACCTGGGTCGCCGATGAGGCGAACACGATCGCGCCCACGAAGTGGACGAAGAACGCCGACGGCACCGCGAACGTGTCGTGGACGGTCGACGTGACCAAGGCCGAGGTCGACGCCAAGGCGAAGGACGGCTACACGCTCGCGGTGTTCACCCTCGGTGCCGGCGGTGCCGTGCAGGCCGCGAACGAGCTCGCCGTCCCCATCGCCTTCGCGCCGCCGGTCGAGCCGACGGTGCCGACGCTGACGGTGTCCAAGACCGCGGAGTTGAACCCCGCGGGCGAGCAGCTCACGATCACGGCCGACGACTACGCGACCGGCTTCGCATCGACCTACGCGCCCGGCGAGGCCGGGTTCTACATCCAGGTCGGATGGCTCGCCGACACCTGGAGGGCCTCGGAGGGTGCGCCGTCGAGCGCACGCACGAACGCGTACAACACCTGGGTCTCCGACACGGCGAACACGTATGCGCCGACGAAGTGGACCAAGAACGCCGACGGAACCGCGGATGTCTCGTGGACCGTCGAGGTGACGAAGGCCGCGCTCGATGCCAAGGCGAAGGACGGCTACACGCTGGCCGTCTTCACGCTCGGAGCCGGTGGTGCCGTGCAGGCCGCGAACGAGCTCGCCGTGCCGATCGCCTTCGCCGCGACCGATCCCGGAACCGACCCGGGCACCGATCCGGGTGCGTCCGCACCGAAGCTGACGGTGCTGCCGGCAGCAGGCGTCGACCCGGCGGTCAAGAACACGCTCACGGTCAAGGGCACGGGCTTCACCGGTGCCGGCGCCGCCAACGGCGCCTACGTGCTCGTCGGCGAGACCACGATCTGGAACGGACACGGCCCGCTCGTCAACGACGGCTGGATCGCCTCGACGTGGGTTCCGACCTCCCTCATCGTCGACGGCTCGTTCACGACGACCTTCACGATCGCGGCCGGTGCCTTCGACCGCTCGAAGAGCTACCACGTCGCCACGTCGGCGGCCCACGGGCTCTCGGTGACCGACCGCTCGCTCGACGCCTTCGCGCCGATCACGCTGCTCGCGAGCAGCGGCGGCGGGAACAACGGCGGTGGCAACAACGGCGGTGGCAACAACGGCGGTGGCAACAACGGCGGCGGCACCGTGACGCCCCCGGTCGTGATCGCGGCCGGATCGCTCGACTGGGGCGTCTCCACTTCCTTCCGCGCCTACATCACAGGTGTCAACGCGAAGGGCTCGATCGCCGTCGGCGGCGGCGCCAGCTCCAACGGATCGTCGTTCCGCTTCGTGCAGTCGGGCAGCTCGTTCAGCCCGATCACCACGACCGGTGCAGCCGACTACGCCGGAACCGTGCGCTTCACGGGCCACAACGGCGCGCTCGACCTGAGCTTCAGCAACCCCACGCTCGTCGCGAACGGCGTCGGCACCGCGACCCTCGTCGTCTCGGTGAACGGCGACCGCGTCGACCTCGCGAACGTCGACCTGTCGTCGGCGTCGCGCTCGACCGTCGACGGCGCGACGCGCTTCTCGAACGCCCCGGTGACGCTCACCTCGGCCGGTGCGGCCGCATTCCAGGGCTACTACGGTGCGGGCCAGGTCCTCGACCCGCTCACCGTCGTCATCGGTTCGGCCGGCGTGGCCGGCGGTTCGGGCGGCGACGGCACCGGCGGAACGGTCGTCGTGGCATCCGCTTCGTCGTCGACCGATGACGAGAAGCCGAGCTACCCCGACACCCCGCCGGCGACCACCGGCATCACGCTCGACGCCGCGACGCTCGAGTCGCTCGGCGCGGGCAAGCGCGTCACGGTGACCGCGGGCGGCTTCGAGTCGAACGAGGAGGGCATCGCGGCGGTCGTCTACTCGACGCCGATCGTGCTCGCCGCCGACCTCGTCGCCGACGGGTCGGGCGTCGTCTCGTGGACGGGCAGCATCCCGGCCTCGCTCGAGCCGGGCACGCACACCCTGACGTTCCAGGGCTCGACCGCGGTCGGCGTGCAGTTCGTCGTGCCGGCCGAGACGGTCGGTGCGTGCAAGGTGACCGCCGGAAGCCTCGACTGGGGCTTCAAGGAGTCGTTCCGCAGCTACCTCACGAGCGGCATCGCGAACGGCGACTGGACGCTCACCGGCGTCACCGAGGACGGCGGCGTGTTCGCCTTCTCGAAGGGCTCGGGCTCGCTCGAGGTGTCGGGCCGAGGCGTGCTCGCCTACGACGGCACGATCGAGTTCACGGGCCACGACGGCGCCCTCGACACGACGATCGCGAACCCGAAGGTCGAACTCGACGGCGACGGCGGCGCGACCCTGCTGCTGGATGTCTCGGGCACGACGCAGGACGGCGAGCCGATCGACCTGAAGTCGGTGCGCTTCGCCGACCTCGAGCTCGCCGACGGCGTCACAGTGGTCGACGGCGTGCTGGCCGGTGAGGCGACGGCGGTGCTCACCGCCGACGGTGCAGCAGCTTTCGGCACCTACCCGTCGGGCGAGCAGCTCGACCCGGTGTCGTTCACGGCCACCGTGTCGACCGACTGCGTCGTCGCGGCGCCCGCCGCGGTCGAGGCGGCCGACGTCGAGGCCGACGCGGAGTCCGCCGACACCGAGGCGGTCGACCAGGCCGCCGCGTCGACCACGTCGACCTGGTGGATCTGGGCGCTCTCCGCCGCGCTGCTGGTGATCGTGCTCGCGGTCATCGCCGTGCTCGTCATCCGTTCCCGTCGCAACTCGACGCAGAGCTGA
- a CDS encoding heme ABC transporter ATP-binding protein, which produces MTATGLVAEHVSVTIDRATLLTDVSFAAIPGRVHALLGPNGAGKSTLLAVLAGDRAPSAGRVLLHDRPLSDWPLRDLARTRAVLTQDHSVTFSFRSREIVEMGRHPWARTPAEDDDDREIARAMAATDVSHLADRPVANLSGGEKARVALARVLAQRSPVLLLDEPTAALDLRHQEDVLRLARAQAAAGDAVVVVLHDLNLAAAYSDEITLLEQGRVVAHGAPAEVLTAERIEAVYAQPVEVIEHPRTGVPLVLPVR; this is translated from the coding sequence ATGACCGCCACCGGCCTCGTCGCCGAGCACGTCTCGGTCACGATCGACCGTGCGACCCTGCTGACGGATGTCTCGTTCGCGGCGATTCCCGGGCGCGTGCACGCGTTGCTCGGCCCCAACGGCGCCGGAAAGTCCACGCTGCTCGCCGTGCTGGCCGGCGATCGGGCACCGAGCGCCGGACGCGTGCTGCTGCACGACCGCCCACTGTCCGACTGGCCGTTGCGCGACCTCGCCCGCACGCGCGCCGTGCTGACGCAGGACCACAGCGTGACCTTCTCGTTCCGCTCGCGCGAGATCGTCGAGATGGGCCGCCACCCGTGGGCCCGCACGCCGGCCGAAGACGACGACGACCGCGAGATCGCGCGCGCCATGGCGGCGACGGATGTCTCGCACCTCGCCGATCGCCCGGTCGCGAACCTCTCGGGCGGCGAGAAGGCCCGCGTCGCGCTCGCCCGCGTGCTCGCGCAGCGTTCGCCGGTGCTGCTGCTCGACGAGCCGACGGCGGCCCTCGACCTGCGGCACCAGGAGGACGTGCTGCGCCTCGCCCGCGCCCAGGCGGCGGCCGGCGATGCCGTCGTGGTCGTCCTGCACGACCTGAACCTCGCGGCGGCCTACTCCGACGAGATCACGCTGCTCGAGCAGGGCCGGGTCGTGGCGCACGGCGCCCCCGCCGAGGTGCTCACGGCCGAGCGCATCGAGGCGGTGTACGCGCAGCCGGTCGAGGTGATCGAGCACCCGCGCACAGGCGTGCCGCTGGTGCTGCCGGTGCGCTGA
- a CDS encoding PLP-dependent aminotransferase family protein has translation MADDWANSGLDLHVLLDPRRKVGSLEQALRAVIDDGSLAAGTRLPATRALAADLGIARNSVVEVYERLLGEGRLEARVGSGTWVRERPVPRQQAGVDRSTRFELDLRGGLPDASAFPRSAWLAAMRQALAEASSTTLGYGAPEGVASLRLALAEYLARARGVRVRADDVVVTHGFGELLGLVAGAVAARGGRRIAVEAYGHGTHREVLAAAGLEPVPLQVDADGAQVARLHEAGVDAVLLTPAHQFPTGVPLSAGRRAALAEWAGVTGGIVIEDDYDGEFRFDGRSIGAFQALAPDSTVYGGTASKALSPAVGIGWGVVPASLRDGVLAQRRRTGSATDVITQSALAALIASGGYDRSVRTLRTRYRARRERFEALLAEGAPDARVIGLAAGIHCLLELPEGVSEAAVVEAGAERGLRFDGLAAYAADAATAASRPPTMVVGFGAPPELRFEQAVVAVVASIEAAR, from the coding sequence ATGGCGGATGACTGGGCCAATTCCGGATTGGACCTGCACGTCCTGCTCGACCCGCGCCGAAAGGTCGGCTCCCTCGAGCAGGCGCTCCGAGCCGTGATCGACGACGGCTCGCTCGCCGCCGGAACCCGGCTGCCGGCGACCCGCGCGCTCGCCGCAGACCTCGGCATCGCCCGCAACAGCGTGGTCGAGGTCTACGAGCGCCTGCTCGGCGAGGGACGCCTCGAGGCGAGGGTCGGGTCGGGCACGTGGGTGCGCGAGCGCCCGGTGCCGCGGCAGCAGGCCGGCGTCGATCGGTCGACGAGGTTCGAGCTCGACCTGCGGGGCGGGCTCCCCGACGCATCCGCCTTTCCGCGCTCGGCCTGGCTGGCCGCGATGCGGCAGGCGCTCGCCGAGGCGTCGAGCACCACGCTGGGCTACGGCGCCCCCGAGGGCGTCGCGTCGCTGCGCCTCGCGCTGGCCGAGTACCTCGCCCGTGCCCGAGGCGTGCGCGTTCGCGCCGACGACGTGGTCGTCACGCACGGGTTCGGCGAGCTGCTGGGCCTCGTCGCCGGTGCCGTCGCGGCGCGCGGCGGTCGCCGCATCGCGGTCGAGGCCTATGGGCACGGCACGCATCGCGAGGTGCTCGCCGCAGCCGGGCTCGAGCCGGTGCCGCTCCAGGTCGATGCCGACGGCGCCCAGGTCGCACGACTGCATGAGGCCGGCGTCGACGCGGTGCTGCTGACCCCGGCGCACCAGTTCCCGACGGGCGTGCCGCTCTCGGCAGGGCGGCGTGCGGCGCTGGCCGAGTGGGCCGGCGTCACCGGCGGCATCGTCATCGAAGACGACTACGACGGCGAGTTCCGCTTCGACGGCCGGTCGATCGGCGCATTCCAGGCGCTCGCACCCGACTCCACCGTCTACGGCGGCACGGCGAGCAAGGCGCTCTCGCCGGCGGTGGGCATCGGGTGGGGAGTTGTTCCGGCGTCGCTCCGTGATGGCGTGCTCGCGCAACGTCGTCGCACCGGTTCCGCGACGGATGTGATCACGCAGTCGGCCCTGGCCGCGCTCATCGCCTCCGGCGGATACGACCGGAGCGTGCGCACCCTGCGCACCCGGTACCGCGCTCGCCGCGAGCGGTTCGAGGCGTTGCTCGCCGAAGGCGCGCCCGATGCCCGGGTGATCGGCCTCGCCGCCGGCATCCACTGCCTGCTCGAACTGCCGGAGGGCGTCTCCGAGGCGGCCGTCGTCGAGGCCGGAGCCGAGCGAGGCCTGCGCTTCGACGGCCTGGCCGCCTACGCCGCCGACGCGGCCACAGCGGCGAGCCGCCCGCCCACGATGGTCGTCGGGTTCGGCGCGCCGCCCGAGCTCAGGTTCGAGCAGGCCGTCGTCGCGGTCGTGGCGTCGATCGAGGCCGCGCGCTGA
- a CDS encoding sterol carrier family protein yields MARARIGDDEGRAAVAAWRAASGEASAAASAPPQVDRATLALAVRYSLQLLAELAPGGTVEVRVPPFAAVQCVEGPKHTRGTPPNVIETDAATWLSLATGALTWADARDAGRVHASGQRADLEGLLPVLRG; encoded by the coding sequence ATGGCACGAGCGAGGATCGGCGACGACGAAGGACGCGCGGCGGTGGCCGCCTGGCGGGCGGCATCCGGTGAGGCGTCGGCCGCGGCATCCGCCCCGCCCCAGGTCGACCGCGCCACGCTCGCCCTCGCGGTGCGCTACTCGCTGCAGCTGCTCGCCGAGCTCGCCCCCGGCGGCACCGTCGAGGTGCGCGTTCCGCCGTTCGCCGCGGTGCAGTGCGTCGAGGGGCCGAAGCACACGCGCGGCACCCCGCCCAACGTCATCGAGACGGATGCCGCGACCTGGCTGTCGCTGGCCACCGGCGCGCTCACCTGGGCCGACGCCCGAGACGCGGGCCGCGTGCACGCGTCGGGTCAGCGCGCCGACCTCGAGGGGCTGCTGCCGGTGTTGCGCGGCTGA
- a CDS encoding carboxymuconolactone decarboxylase family protein, whose translation MTATTNPAETVTPARRLDVDGVAPAFTRAVSALDDAASAEADRAGIEQGLRDLLKLRASQLNGCAYCVDLHSHDAREAGESDQRIFAVAVWPEANFFTARERAALALTDSVTRLSETHVPDGVWNEASAHFSDDELAALLALIVSINAWNEISVATRGWRAKRRG comes from the coding sequence ATGACCGCCACCACGAACCCCGCCGAGACCGTCACCCCCGCCCGCCGACTCGACGTCGACGGCGTCGCGCCCGCCTTCACCCGCGCCGTCAGCGCACTCGACGACGCGGCATCCGCCGAGGCCGATCGAGCGGGCATCGAGCAGGGCCTCCGCGACCTCCTCAAGCTGCGCGCCTCGCAGCTCAACGGCTGCGCCTACTGCGTCGACCTGCACTCGCACGACGCGCGTGAGGCCGGCGAATCCGACCAGCGGATCTTCGCCGTCGCCGTGTGGCCCGAGGCCAACTTCTTCACCGCGCGCGAACGCGCCGCCCTCGCACTCACCGACTCGGTGACCCGCCTCTCGGAGACGCACGTTCCCGACGGCGTGTGGAACGAGGCATCCGCCCACTTCAGCGACGACGAACTCGCGGCGCTGCTCGCCCTGATCGTGTCGATCAACGCCTGGAACGAGATCTCGGTGGCGACGCGCGGATGGCGGGCGAAGCGGCGCGGCTGA
- a CDS encoding hemin ABC transporter substrate-binding protein, with the protein MTMNRTPRAALMALAALVSLTLTGCATTGAAGQAGSGATAGTAAEAECPGATTPFDELQLAADVRTVDGPSTACLADTGLPVIESNETSAVPLTVTGVDDVEVTVESTERILPIDITGTIAATVFSLGLGDHVVGRDSSTGFPEAADLPEVTQEGHTLSAEAVLSLDPTVVITDTTLGPRDALAQLRDAGIPVVIVTKERSVENIGELVDQIAAALGVPERAELLKSAIDADLTAVTTPIEASIPSDPADRPRMIFLYVRGSANVYYLFGEESGADSLIDAVGGFDVAGEIGWEGMRPVTAEALVQAAPDVVLVMTEGLASTGGVDGLLERLPALAATPAGEHRRIVDMADTEILGFGPRTPAVVDALARAVYAPATVAAASDGADDSASGSADGTDG; encoded by the coding sequence ATGACGATGAACCGTACCCCGCGGGCCGCCCTCATGGCGCTCGCGGCCCTCGTGTCGCTGACGCTCACGGGCTGCGCGACCACCGGCGCGGCAGGCCAGGCCGGTTCCGGCGCAACCGCCGGAACGGCCGCAGAGGCCGAGTGCCCCGGCGCCACGACCCCGTTCGACGAGCTCCAGCTCGCGGCCGACGTGCGCACGGTCGACGGCCCGTCGACGGCGTGCCTCGCCGACACCGGCCTGCCGGTCATCGAGTCGAACGAGACATCCGCCGTGCCCCTCACCGTGACGGGCGTCGACGACGTCGAGGTCACCGTCGAGTCGACCGAGCGCATCCTGCCGATCGACATCACGGGCACGATCGCCGCGACCGTCTTCAGCCTCGGCCTCGGCGACCACGTCGTCGGCCGCGACTCCTCGACCGGATTCCCCGAGGCCGCCGACCTGCCAGAGGTCACGCAGGAGGGGCACACGCTCTCGGCCGAGGCCGTGCTCTCCCTCGACCCGACCGTCGTGATCACCGACACCACGCTCGGCCCGCGCGACGCGCTCGCGCAGCTGCGCGACGCCGGCATCCCGGTCGTCATCGTGACGAAGGAACGCAGCGTCGAGAACATCGGCGAGCTCGTCGACCAGATCGCCGCAGCACTCGGCGTGCCCGAACGCGCCGAACTGCTGAAGTCCGCGATCGACGCCGACCTCACGGCCGTCACGACCCCGATCGAGGCGTCGATCCCGAGCGACCCGGCCGACCGGCCGCGCATGATCTTCCTCTACGTGCGCGGCAGCGCGAACGTCTACTACCTCTTCGGCGAGGAGTCCGGCGCCGACTCGCTCATCGACGCGGTCGGCGGCTTCGACGTCGCCGGCGAGATCGGCTGGGAGGGCATGCGGCCCGTGACCGCCGAGGCGCTCGTGCAGGCGGCCCCCGACGTCGTGCTCGTCATGACCGAGGGCCTCGCCTCGACGGGCGGCGTCGACGGATTGCTCGAACGGCTGCCCGCACTCGCCGCCACGCCCGCCGGCGAGCACCGGCGCATCGTCGACATGGCCGACACCGAGATCCTCGGGTTCGGTCCGCGCACGCCCGCGGTCGTCGACGCGCTGGCCCGTGCGGTGTACGCGCCGGCGACGGTCGCCGCGGCATCCGACGGCGCCGACGACAGCGCAAGCGGCAGCGCAGACGGCACCGACGGATGA
- a CDS encoding iron ABC transporter permease: MTRLDSPADAAIATPVPLDTRRPAARRIALFTGLSVALVVFALVSAGMGQLQIAPGEVWNSLLRGLGLSDAPAAAPHVDAALWTIRFPRIVAAILIGAALAVAGTLMQAVFANPLAEPGVVGVSSGAALGAAVTIVFGLTATSDWVTAGASFLAGLATTMVVYLASRSGGRTEVVTLVLTGIAVNAFAAGGLALLTFLGDTASREEIIFWQLGSLNGSRWQEIGVIAPLVAVSLVFSFVLARQLDLFSLGERSARHLGVDVERVRIISIVLVAVLTCAAVAFAGIISFVGLIVPHLMRMVIGPAHRGLIAASALGGALLLLVADLVARTAVPMADLPIGMLTSLVGGPFFFWLLRRQRKGAGGWR; encoded by the coding sequence ATGACGCGGCTCGACTCCCCCGCCGACGCGGCCATCGCGACCCCGGTCCCGCTCGACACCCGACGCCCGGCCGCCCGCCGCATCGCGCTGTTCACGGGGCTCTCGGTCGCACTCGTCGTGTTCGCGCTCGTCTCGGCCGGCATGGGGCAACTGCAGATCGCGCCCGGCGAGGTGTGGAACAGCCTGCTGCGCGGCCTCGGCCTGAGCGACGCTCCGGCGGCCGCCCCGCACGTCGACGCCGCACTCTGGACGATCCGGTTTCCGCGCATCGTCGCCGCGATCCTGATCGGTGCCGCCCTCGCGGTCGCCGGAACGCTCATGCAGGCGGTGTTCGCCAACCCACTGGCCGAGCCCGGCGTCGTCGGCGTCTCGTCGGGCGCCGCGCTCGGCGCCGCCGTCACGATCGTCTTCGGCCTGACGGCGACGAGCGACTGGGTGACGGCGGGGGCGTCGTTCCTCGCCGGCCTCGCGACGACGATGGTCGTCTACCTCGCGAGCCGTTCGGGCGGCCGAACCGAGGTCGTCACGCTCGTGCTCACGGGCATCGCGGTGAACGCGTTCGCCGCCGGCGGGCTCGCGCTGCTCACGTTTCTCGGCGACACGGCGAGCCGCGAGGAGATCATCTTCTGGCAGCTCGGCTCACTGAACGGCTCGCGCTGGCAGGAGATCGGCGTGATCGCACCGCTCGTCGCGGTGTCGCTCGTGTTCTCGTTCGTGCTCGCCCGGCAGCTCGACCTCTTCTCGCTCGGCGAGCGCAGCGCCCGTCACCTGGGGGTCGACGTCGAGCGCGTGCGCATCATCTCGATCGTGCTCGTCGCCGTGCTGACCTGCGCGGCCGTCGCGTTCGCGGGCATCATCAGCTTCGTCGGCCTCATCGTGCCGCACCTCATGCGCATGGTCATCGGCCCGGCGCACCGCGGCCTCATCGCGGCGAGCGCACTCGGCGGGGCCCTGCTGCTGCTCGTCGCCGACCTGGTGGCCCGCACGGCCGTGCCGATGGCCGACCTGCCGATCGGCATGCTCACCTCGCTCGTCGGCGGCCCGTTCTTCTTCTGGCTGCTGCGCCGTCAGCGCAAGGGCGCCGGGGGCTGGCGATGA